In Vibrio sp. FE10, the following are encoded in one genomic region:
- a CDS encoding methylated-DNA--[protein]-cysteine S-methyltransferase, with translation MEDTTYKMLYNAPIGKMVIISNGDAIIEIDHLNTEPELTENPDPLCIETARQLDEYFAGQRTSFDLLLEPKGTDFQRKAWVALTSIPYGETISYGEQAKRMDNPKAVRAVGGANGKNPFSIVVPCHRVIGANGTLTGYTGGMNRKEWLLDFELKMLNKE, from the coding sequence ATGGAAGACACCACATACAAAATGCTCTACAACGCGCCAATCGGCAAAATGGTCATCATAAGCAATGGCGATGCAATCATTGAAATTGACCATCTCAATACCGAACCAGAGCTGACAGAAAACCCCGACCCGTTATGCATTGAAACCGCTCGCCAACTGGACGAATACTTTGCAGGCCAACGCACCAGCTTTGACTTACTTTTAGAACCCAAAGGTACCGATTTCCAACGCAAAGCCTGGGTCGCCTTGACCAGTATCCCTTATGGCGAAACCATCAGCTACGGTGAACAAGCAAAAAGAATGGATAACCCGAAAGCCGTAAGAGCGGTCGGTGGTGCGAACGGTAAAAACCCGTTTAGCATTGTTGTCCCCTGCCATCGAGTGATTGGGGCGAACGGTACATTAACGGGCTACACCGGCGGCATGAACCGCAAAGAATGGTTGTTGGACTTTGAGTTAAAAATGCTGAACAAAGAGTAA
- a CDS encoding MATE family efflux transporter, whose product MQDKHGLLTAPIESTLRTMTIPTIFGMVAILMFNLVDTFFISLLGTQALAAVSFTFPVTFAINCITMGIGIGLSTCIGRLLGQGSAQNAARFTCHGLLLALLLVGCASTLGIIALEPMFTLLGAKQELLPLISEYMSVWYLAIPLLVIPMAGNSAIRATGDTKTPAKIMLLAGLINGVLDPLLIFGYGPFPELGIQGAAIASGFSWFGALCGSLYVLMVREKLLAPPKLTNIISDWRQILKIGTPAALSNALNPLAGAIIMMMLAKQGTEAVAAYGAAQRIESILIIVLMSLTSALTPFMAQNFGANNPQRSFKALFLSMRFALLFQGLVFLMMVPLSIPLAALFSQEESVRGILWHYLLVVPFSYGFQGIVMMLISGMNAMHQPLKAFQWSFMRLFVFTLPFAWIGSQIDGVEGLFIGLALGNVLGGISGYCFALRVRAQANAECE is encoded by the coding sequence ATGCAAGATAAGCACGGGCTATTAACCGCCCCTATTGAGAGTACATTGCGTACCATGACCATACCGACCATATTCGGTATGGTGGCGATCTTGATGTTTAACCTCGTCGATACTTTCTTCATCTCATTGCTGGGCACGCAAGCCTTAGCCGCGGTGAGTTTTACCTTTCCAGTCACCTTTGCCATCAACTGCATCACCATGGGGATTGGCATTGGCTTATCGACGTGTATCGGTCGATTGCTTGGCCAAGGCAGCGCACAAAATGCAGCACGCTTTACCTGTCATGGTTTATTGCTGGCTCTGCTTCTGGTCGGCTGCGCGTCTACATTAGGTATTATCGCCTTAGAACCTATGTTTACCCTGTTAGGGGCAAAGCAAGAGTTACTGCCGCTGATATCGGAATACATGTCGGTGTGGTATCTCGCGATCCCATTGTTGGTCATCCCCATGGCAGGCAACAGCGCGATTCGAGCGACCGGTGATACAAAAACGCCCGCCAAGATCATGCTACTGGCTGGCCTTATCAATGGCGTTTTAGATCCGCTACTCATCTTCGGGTATGGGCCTTTTCCTGAACTGGGGATTCAAGGCGCTGCGATTGCCAGTGGTTTCAGTTGGTTTGGTGCTTTGTGTGGCTCACTCTACGTGTTGATGGTGCGAGAAAAACTGCTTGCGCCGCCTAAGCTGACAAACATCATCAGTGACTGGCGACAGATCTTAAAAATAGGCACCCCAGCGGCTCTGTCTAACGCTCTGAACCCACTTGCTGGCGCTATCATCATGATGATGTTGGCCAAGCAAGGGACTGAAGCGGTGGCAGCGTATGGCGCAGCACAACGTATCGAGTCCATTCTTATTATTGTGTTGATGTCTCTTACTTCGGCTCTTACGCCGTTCATGGCGCAGAACTTTGGCGCAAACAACCCTCAGCGCAGTTTTAAGGCCCTGTTTCTAAGCATGCGCTTTGCCCTATTATTCCAAGGGTTGGTCTTCTTAATGATGGTGCCACTGAGCATTCCTTTGGCCGCCCTGTTCTCTCAAGAAGAGTCGGTGCGAGGCATATTATGGCATTACCTGCTAGTCGTGCCCTTTAGCTATGGGTTCCAAGGGATTGTGATGATGTTGATCAGCGGCATGAACGCGATGCATCAACCACTTAAAGCCTTCCAATGGAGCTTCATGCGCCTGTTTGTTTTTACATTACCCTTTGCGTGGATAGGCAGCCAAATCGACGGCGTAGAAGGGCTGTTTATTGGTTTAGCACTCGGCAATGTTTTGGGTGGTATATCCGGGTATTGCTTTGCGCTTCGTGTTAGAGCTCAAGCCAATGCGGAATGCGAGTAA
- a CDS encoding co-chaperone GroES, translating into MNIRPLHDRVIVERQEVESKSAGGIVLTGSAAEKSTRGIILAVGKGRILENGSVQPLDVKVGDTVIFAEGYGTKTEKIDGKEVLIMSENDIMAIVE; encoded by the coding sequence ATGAATATCCGTCCTCTACATGACCGAGTTATCGTTGAGCGCCAAGAAGTTGAATCTAAATCTGCTGGTGGCATCGTTCTAACTGGTTCTGCCGCAGAAAAATCGACTCGCGGTATCATTCTAGCTGTTGGCAAAGGCCGCATTCTAGAAAACGGTTCAGTGCAACCGTTGGACGTAAAAGTTGGCGATACCGTTATCTTTGCTGAAGGTTACGGCACGAAAACTGAAAAAATCGACGGCAAAGAAGTTCTGATCATGTCTGAAAACGACATCATGGCGATCGTCGAGTAA
- the groL gene encoding chaperonin GroEL (60 kDa chaperone family; promotes refolding of misfolded polypeptides especially under stressful conditions; forms two stacked rings of heptamers to form a barrel-shaped 14mer; ends can be capped by GroES; misfolded proteins enter the barrel where they are refolded when GroES binds): MAAKDVKFGNDARIKMLEGVNVLADAVKVTLGPKGRNVVLDKSFGAPTITKDGVSVAREIELEDKFQNMGAQMVKEVASQANDAAGDGTTTATVLAQSIIAEGLKAVAAGMNPMDLKRGIDKAVIAAVEELKNLSVPCSDTKAIAQVGTISANSDSTVGNIIAEAMEKVGRDGVITVEEGQALQDELDVVEGMQFDRGYLSPYFINNQEAGSVDLESPFILLIDKKVSNIRELLPTLEAVAKASRPLLIIAEDVEGEALATLVVNNMRGIVKVAAVKAPGFGDRRKSMLQDIAILTGGTVISEEIGLDLEKVTLEDLGQAKRITITKENSTIIDGAGDEVMIKGRVSQIRQQIEDATSDYDKEKLQERVAKLAGGVAVIKVGAATEVEMKEKKDRVEDALHATRAAVEEGVVAGGGVALIRAASKVAGLEGDNEEQNVGIRVALRAMEAPIRQITKNAGDEESVVANNVRAGEGNYGYNAATGEYGDMIAMGILDPTKVTRSALQFAASVAGLMITTEAMITDKPQDSGPAMPDMGGMGGMGGMGGMM, from the coding sequence ATGGCTGCTAAAGACGTTAAATTTGGTAATGACGCACGTATTAAAATGCTAGAAGGTGTAAACGTTCTGGCTGACGCAGTAAAAGTAACACTCGGTCCTAAAGGCCGTAACGTTGTTCTAGACAAATCATTTGGCGCACCGACTATCACTAAAGATGGTGTTTCAGTTGCACGTGAAATCGAACTTGAAGACAAGTTCCAAAACATGGGCGCACAAATGGTTAAAGAAGTAGCTTCGCAAGCGAATGACGCGGCGGGTGACGGAACAACGACAGCAACAGTATTGGCTCAGTCTATTATCGCTGAAGGCCTAAAAGCGGTTGCTGCTGGCATGAACCCAATGGATCTTAAGCGCGGCATCGACAAAGCGGTTATCGCGGCTGTTGAAGAGTTGAAGAACCTTTCTGTTCCTTGTTCAGACACGAAAGCTATCGCGCAAGTAGGTACTATCTCTGCGAACTCTGATTCGACAGTAGGTAACATCATTGCTGAAGCGATGGAAAAAGTAGGTCGTGATGGCGTAATCACGGTTGAAGAAGGTCAGGCTCTGCAAGACGAGCTAGACGTTGTTGAAGGTATGCAGTTCGACCGCGGTTACCTGTCTCCTTACTTCATCAACAACCAAGAAGCAGGTTCTGTTGATCTAGAAAGCCCATTCATTCTTCTTATCGACAAGAAAGTTTCGAACATCCGTGAACTTCTTCCGACTTTAGAAGCAGTTGCTAAGGCATCTCGTCCACTTCTTATCATCGCTGAAGATGTAGAAGGCGAAGCGCTAGCGACTCTTGTTGTGAACAACATGCGTGGCATCGTGAAAGTAGCGGCTGTTAAAGCACCTGGTTTCGGTGACCGTCGCAAATCTATGCTTCAAGATATCGCAATCCTAACTGGTGGCACGGTTATCTCTGAAGAGATCGGTCTAGACCTTGAAAAAGTAACGCTAGAAGACCTAGGTCAAGCTAAGCGCATTACGATTACTAAAGAAAACTCAACCATAATTGATGGTGCGGGTGATGAAGTGATGATCAAAGGTCGCGTTTCTCAAATTCGTCAACAAATCGAAGATGCAACGTCTGACTACGACAAAGAAAAACTTCAAGAGCGTGTAGCTAAGCTAGCTGGCGGTGTTGCAGTAATCAAAGTTGGTGCAGCGACTGAAGTTGAGATGAAAGAGAAGAAAGACCGCGTAGAAGATGCACTTCACGCAACTCGCGCTGCTGTTGAAGAAGGTGTGGTTGCTGGTGGTGGTGTTGCACTTATCCGCGCTGCATCTAAAGTTGCTGGCCTTGAAGGCGACAACGAAGAGCAAAACGTAGGTATCCGCGTTGCACTACGTGCAATGGAAGCGCCTATTCGTCAAATCACTAAGAACGCAGGTGATGAAGAGTCTGTTGTTGCTAACAACGTTCGTGCTGGCGAAGGTAACTACGGTTACAACGCTGCTACGGGTGAATACGGCGACATGATTGCAATGGGTATCCTAGATCCAACTAAGGTAACTCGTTCTGCACTTCAGTTCGCAGCATCAGTTGCTGGTCTTATGATCACAACAGAAGCGATGATCACTGACAAGCCTCAAGATTCTGGCCCTGCAATGCCTGATATGGGTGGCATGGGCGGTATGGGTGGCATGGGCGGCATGATGTAA
- a CDS encoding hybrid sensor histidine kinase/response regulator yields MIKAPANKQTIKAIISRGSLAIVLFLGLYLYASHVLKNKEQDMIDLQLSLSQAYGVMLSVRRQEQQFISARQPETQELLDSKQSQLIEKLAEIDGKIVRSDLNISFNYAKVIEYLDEYHTAFSLLALELVSIHGQGSQIGLIEKLKNATLTLERFIYEANNKQLEELSINTQELMYQYFTGFEQKTLDQIVDSLFKIQYEVEENTRTITALASFNNFKRHFWRLQRGLKSVGYSSDSGLKGELTSSIYHVEDELNLLFTETPKRIAENLNQVKWYRYISTAALGGVTLLVLFYVVWRASHLETQLIVSQEKERQANRAKSAFLANMSHEIRTPLNGVIGMSEILAETKLSPEQKDCLGTINTSSQALLMLINDVLDLSKIESGKLEINPHTTDLRELLFDSATLISSKAYQKQIKLEVEIDDELPEYIHVDENKVRQVLMNFASNAIKFTEQGSIVFAAQRLSSLEQECVIEFSVRDTGIGIAEGQHEHIFKEFCQEDTNTTSNIVGTGLGLSISSRMVEIMGGSIDVESEKGVGSCFRFQLTVMQSEHTETKKRKQTVVYYSNAPSKLLLDDLFRFGYSPKLKSIEANLSLGSIPDIAFTEDINQAKALHHQAPEVKIIMVKNNLSEPVKECDFVSGYVTLPMLGSRLNSMMNSLLKRVQPPKSEPVAGIRRQKVLVVEDNRVNQKVVCINLDKLGIEYWVANDGQQAIDLYREHHQEIGLVLMDCMMPNVDGFEATAQIRRYEESLQLQATHILALTASVLDDDIKRCFECGMDDYLPKPFKRDMMLQKIDAQQFTHEAG; encoded by the coding sequence ATGATTAAGGCACCTGCGAATAAACAGACCATTAAAGCGATTATTTCGCGTGGCTCTTTAGCTATCGTGCTGTTTCTAGGCCTTTATCTCTATGCTAGTCATGTCCTGAAGAACAAAGAGCAGGACATGATTGATCTTCAGCTTAGTCTTTCACAAGCCTACGGCGTTATGCTCTCAGTTAGGCGTCAGGAACAACAGTTTATTTCTGCAAGGCAACCAGAAACTCAAGAACTTCTCGATAGCAAGCAAAGTCAGCTAATCGAAAAACTGGCTGAGATCGATGGGAAAATCGTACGAAGCGATCTGAATATTTCCTTTAATTACGCCAAAGTTATCGAGTATCTCGACGAGTACCACACAGCCTTTTCTTTATTGGCCCTTGAGTTAGTGAGCATACATGGTCAAGGGAGCCAAATTGGACTCATTGAGAAACTTAAAAATGCAACGTTGACACTTGAGCGCTTCATATATGAAGCAAATAATAAGCAGCTTGAAGAACTGTCTATAAATACTCAAGAGCTCATGTATCAGTACTTTACTGGTTTTGAGCAGAAAACATTAGATCAGATTGTCGATTCACTGTTCAAAATCCAATATGAAGTCGAAGAGAATACCCGAACGATTACTGCACTGGCTTCGTTTAATAATTTTAAACGCCATTTTTGGCGATTGCAGCGGGGATTAAAGAGTGTAGGGTATAGTTCTGACAGCGGTTTGAAAGGAGAACTCACGAGCAGCATTTATCATGTTGAAGATGAACTCAACTTACTTTTCACCGAAACACCCAAGCGAATCGCAGAGAACCTCAACCAGGTAAAATGGTACCGCTATATATCGACAGCCGCATTAGGAGGGGTAACTTTACTGGTGCTCTTCTATGTTGTGTGGCGTGCCAGTCACCTCGAAACTCAGTTAATTGTGTCGCAAGAGAAAGAGCGACAGGCTAACCGTGCAAAAAGTGCCTTTCTTGCCAATATGTCTCATGAGATACGAACACCGCTTAATGGTGTTATTGGTATGTCAGAAATTCTGGCAGAGACCAAGCTATCGCCAGAACAGAAAGACTGCCTTGGAACGATCAACACCTCTTCTCAAGCCTTACTTATGTTGATCAACGATGTTCTCGACCTGTCCAAAATAGAATCAGGTAAACTGGAAATTAATCCACATACGACAGACCTAAGAGAACTGCTATTTGATAGCGCAACTTTGATCTCCTCTAAAGCTTATCAAAAACAGATTAAGCTGGAAGTTGAGATTGATGACGAGCTTCCAGAGTACATTCATGTCGATGAGAATAAGGTTCGCCAAGTGTTGATGAACTTTGCTTCAAATGCGATCAAATTTACAGAACAAGGCTCTATCGTATTCGCAGCTCAACGGCTTTCATCGTTAGAACAAGAGTGTGTGATTGAGTTTTCCGTTCGAGATACTGGTATTGGTATTGCTGAAGGTCAACACGAACACATTTTCAAAGAGTTTTGCCAAGAAGACACCAATACCACCTCTAATATTGTAGGCACGGGGTTAGGACTTAGTATTTCGTCACGTATGGTCGAGATAATGGGAGGCTCGATAGATGTTGAGTCAGAGAAAGGCGTAGGCAGTTGCTTCCGTTTCCAATTAACGGTGATGCAATCAGAGCATACTGAAACTAAAAAGCGTAAACAGACCGTTGTCTATTATTCAAATGCACCATCGAAGCTTTTACTCGATGATTTGTTCCGCTTTGGTTACTCACCAAAACTAAAATCAATTGAAGCAAATTTGTCGTTAGGTAGCATCCCAGATATCGCTTTTACAGAAGATATTAATCAAGCTAAAGCACTACACCACCAAGCACCAGAGGTGAAAATCATCATGGTGAAAAATAACCTTAGTGAGCCGGTGAAGGAGTGCGATTTTGTCTCAGGCTACGTAACTCTTCCTATGCTCGGTTCCCGCTTAAATAGCATGATGAACTCATTACTTAAAAGGGTCCAGCCCCCTAAGTCAGAGCCTGTTGCAGGGATTCGACGTCAAAAAGTATTAGTGGTTGAAGATAACCGCGTGAACCAGAAGGTGGTATGTATCAATTTAGATAAGCTAGGGATTGAGTATTGGGTTGCTAATGATGGACAACAAGCGATTGATTTATATCGAGAGCATCATCAAGAAATCGGCCTTGTTTTGATGGATTGCATGATGCCGAATGTCGATGGCTTTGAGGCAACGGCGCAAATCAGGCGCTATGAAGAAAGCCTGCAGCTTCAGGCAACGCATATTCTTGCTCTAACGGCTTCAGTGCTCGATGATGATATTAAACGTTGCTTTGAATGTGGCATGGACGATTATCTTCCAAAGCCATTTAAGCGTGACATGATGCTGCAAAAAATTGACGCACAACAGTTCACACACGAGGCTGGGTGA
- a CDS encoding VC2662 family protein — MKKLLSVLALSAAVMAPAAFASSPVMFSTINGFNAPDSDAVGGVRLALLHGQVNDLKGVDLAVIGMSETQTTTGVNLGIFGASKVNQEMTGASLGFFNWNTGKTTGLNLGAVNITNDVKGANVSFVNYSEGDTMVDVGAANLSEVSTVQVGIFNKTTKIEGVQIGLINCADNGFFPCFPIVNFAK, encoded by the coding sequence ATGAAAAAATTACTTTCAGTACTCGCTTTGTCTGCCGCGGTAATGGCACCGGCTGCATTCGCTTCTTCGCCTGTTATGTTTTCAACCATTAACGGCTTCAATGCACCGGATTCAGATGCGGTTGGCGGCGTTCGTTTAGCGCTTCTTCATGGTCAAGTTAATGACCTTAAAGGTGTCGACCTTGCCGTTATTGGTATGTCAGAGACACAAACCACAACTGGTGTGAACCTAGGTATCTTTGGTGCATCAAAAGTGAACCAAGAGATGACTGGTGCTTCACTTGGTTTCTTCAACTGGAATACAGGTAAAACGACGGGTCTAAACCTTGGTGCTGTGAACATCACTAATGATGTGAAAGGCGCGAACGTGAGCTTCGTAAACTACTCTGAAGGCGACACTATGGTTGATGTTGGCGCAGCTAACCTTTCAGAAGTGTCTACGGTTCAGGTTGGTATTTTCAATAAAACAACGAAGATCGAAGGCGTACAGATTGGTCTGATCAACTGTGCTGACAATGGCTTCTTCCCTTGTTTCCCAATCGTAAACTTCGCTAAGTAA
- a CDS encoding sensor domain-containing diguanylate cyclase: protein MTNTHTIDFKKAFFGLTASFLVVLSLLLVDSAEESDKQYGIENQGVTRSLTELTQVINALEYNITALYPLHGDTYVFSHEKKIEDETCYFTSEEQHAPRFDFMFSGPREMCNPKSDLHTEASKRLFIAPTMAYFANTIETISAIYFISKEKFIISSPSDIAQYMKGDTFDSIVNSRPYWINTVRFGLAQGQDLLVYTGQYDDYLTGKKVVTLTKGIYVNGEFKGILGVDGYVSNLVSNPTHGYKVTSTRGANKYGFMDFTYSKPLYVDGINTQLYLSIEEDKIEHFLHVLEMERVQLVILLALYFILSLWLWRVYVKQEHKRLNDLAMLDPMTGLMNRRGFEAKLLAQEEAPIIGFGVFDIDDFKKVNDQYGNKVGDEVICHVAQLMLNSVRQQDIVARFGGEEFVVAITGESSELLTSIFERIQNDINLQSYRCANGDKIDISVSGGATLYSLYKFDSVGHLWENQSIRASDEQLYKAKASGKNQVLIHVH from the coding sequence TTGACTAATACCCATACCATCGATTTTAAAAAGGCTTTCTTCGGCCTTACCGCCAGTTTTTTAGTAGTTTTGAGCTTGTTGCTCGTTGATTCAGCGGAAGAATCAGATAAACAGTATGGAATTGAAAACCAAGGCGTGACACGCTCTTTAACGGAGCTCACACAGGTCATCAATGCGCTTGAGTACAACATTACGGCGCTCTATCCACTGCATGGGGATACCTATGTATTCTCGCATGAGAAAAAGATCGAAGATGAGACGTGCTATTTCACCAGTGAAGAGCAGCATGCCCCTCGCTTTGACTTTATGTTCTCTGGCCCACGCGAGATGTGCAACCCTAAGTCGGATCTTCATACCGAAGCCAGTAAGCGTCTGTTCATCGCGCCGACCATGGCTTACTTTGCCAATACCATAGAGACCATCTCTGCGATTTACTTCATCTCGAAAGAGAAGTTTATTATCTCTTCCCCCTCCGATATTGCCCAATATATGAAAGGCGATACGTTCGACTCTATCGTAAATAGCAGGCCATATTGGATTAATACAGTTCGCTTTGGCTTAGCTCAAGGTCAAGACCTGCTGGTGTATACGGGCCAATACGATGATTACTTAACAGGTAAGAAAGTGGTGACCTTAACCAAGGGGATCTACGTTAATGGCGAATTCAAAGGGATATTGGGTGTCGATGGTTATGTCTCTAACCTCGTATCGAACCCTACCCATGGCTATAAAGTCACGAGTACTCGAGGCGCAAACAAATACGGGTTTATGGACTTTACCTATTCCAAGCCTCTGTATGTTGATGGCATTAATACCCAGCTATACCTGAGTATTGAAGAAGATAAGATCGAGCACTTTCTACATGTTTTGGAGATGGAAAGAGTCCAGCTTGTCATCTTATTAGCGTTGTATTTCATCTTGTCTTTATGGCTGTGGCGTGTATATGTCAAACAAGAGCACAAGCGGTTGAATGATTTAGCGATGCTTGACCCTATGACGGGGTTAATGAATCGCCGTGGCTTTGAAGCTAAATTGTTAGCACAAGAAGAAGCACCGATTATAGGCTTCGGTGTGTTCGATATTGACGACTTTAAAAAGGTGAATGATCAATATGGGAATAAAGTCGGAGACGAGGTGATTTGCCATGTTGCTCAGTTGATGCTGAACAGCGTTAGACAACAAGATATCGTGGCGCGATTTGGTGGCGAAGAGTTTGTTGTCGCGATTACGGGCGAATCATCTGAGCTGCTTACGTCGATTTTTGAACGGATACAAAACGACATCAATTTACAAAGCTATCGTTGTGCGAATGGTGACAAGATTGATATATCGGTTTCAGGGGGAGCGACGCTTTACTCGCTGTATAAGTTCGATAGTGTCGGACACTTGTGGGAAAACCAGAGTATTCGCGCTTCCGACGAGCAGCTTTATAAGGCCAAAGCTTCGGGCAAGAATCAGGTGTTGATTCACGTGCATTAA
- a CDS encoding IS3 family transposase (programmed frameshift), whose amino-acid sequence MTIPNKHHVKRTQRDYTLGFKLQVVDAIEKGDMTYKQAQSIYGIQGRSTVLTWLRKHGKMDWTTNPRKNTMPKSPRANETPAQKIKRLEQELEDERLRCLLLNRVVDILDAEHGMSLRKKYIAKGARSLQKEKKVSLSKACSLLNISRQCVYQREKRETTRQAVLAPVKGMVLEIRRFMPRLGARKLYFLLKPKLIAKGIKLGRDALFNYLREERLLVKPKRSYTKTTNSRHWMKKHPNLLKEVVPSKPEEVLVSDITYVQSNEGVHYLSLVTDAFSRKIMGYEVSNEMKASDVVKALDMTVKTRCYCHATIHHSDRGLQYCSNLYQEKLKKHGITPSMTDGYDCYQNALAERVNGILKQEFLLTQCKDLRELKTLVEESIYTYNEMRPHLSLGMNTPNKMHEKSQQLALLAY is encoded by the exons ATGACCATTCCAAATAAACACCACGTTAAGCGCACTCAGCGTGATTACACACTAGGCTTTAAATTACAGGTTGTAGACGCCATCGAAAAGGGCGACATGACCTATAAACAAGCCCAATCAATTTACGGCATACAAGGTCGTTCGACTGTTCTTACTTGGTTAAGAAAGCATGGCAAAATGGATTGGACTACCAACCCAAGGAAGAACACGATGCCTAAATCACCGAGAGCGAATGAAACGCCTGCCCAAAAAATAAAACGACTTGAACAAGAACTCGAAGATGAACGTCTCAGATGCCTTCTTCTCAATAGGGTTGTTGATATTCTTGATGCTGAGCACGGGATGTCGCTAAGAAAAAAGTATATAGCGAAGG GAGCAAGAAGCCTTCAAAAAGAGAAGAAAGTAAGCTTAAGTAAAGCTTGTTCATTGCTCAATATATCTCGTCAGTGTGTCTATCAGAGAGAAAAGCGTGAGACCACTCGTCAGGCTGTGCTTGCTCCTGTGAAAGGGATGGTGCTTGAGATAAGACGATTCATGCCTCGGCTGGGAGCTCGTAAGCTCTATTTCTTACTGAAGCCGAAGTTGATAGCTAAGGGAATAAAACTTGGCCGTGATGCTTTGTTTAATTACCTCAGAGAAGAGCGCTTACTCGTTAAGCCGAAACGAAGTTACACCAAAACAACGAACAGCAGACACTGGATGAAAAAACATCCGAACTTGCTAAAAGAAGTCGTTCCGTCAAAACCAGAAGAAGTTCTGGTGAGCGACATCACTTATGTTCAGTCAAACGAGGGCGTTCACTACTTGTCATTGGTTACCGATGCCTTCAGCCGTAAAATCATGGGGTATGAAGTTAGCAATGAAATGAAAGCGAGCGATGTTGTGAAGGCTTTAGATATGACGGTAAAAACTCGATGTTATTGTCATGCGACAATCCATCACTCAGATAGAGGGCTTCAGTATTGCTCAAACCTCTATCAAGAGAAACTTAAAAAGCATGGTATAACTCCATCAATGACTGATGGTTATGACTGCTACCAAAACGCGTTAGCTGAGCGGGTCAATGGTATCCTCAAGCAAGAGTTCTTGCTTACTCAGTGCAAAGATCTTCGCGAGTTGAAAACACTTGTTGAAGAGTCAATATATACGTACAACGAAATGAGGCCACATCTCAGCCTAGGTATGAATACGCCAAATAAGATGCATGAAAAAAGCCAGCAACTTGCGTTACTGGCTTACTAA
- a CDS encoding MgtC/SapB family protein, with protein MTQFIEQTLNLAPFSWAGLAACMLCGSLIGIERQTRGKPVGIRTSILIISGTYFFLTMAISLSPNTLDQARVLGQIITGVGFLGAGVMMTLDGKIHGVTSAAIIWVLAALGMMIALGHLSQSVIITLMALVILLGVDKVENSFQSLRRGVHQKWMNKGRMKK; from the coding sequence ATGACACAATTTATAGAACAAACTCTCAACCTTGCCCCCTTTAGCTGGGCAGGCCTTGCGGCATGTATGCTGTGTGGTTCATTGATCGGAATCGAAAGACAAACTCGTGGTAAACCCGTAGGAATAAGGACATCGATCCTTATCATCAGCGGTACCTATTTCTTCCTCACCATGGCGATTAGCCTATCTCCTAACACGCTCGACCAGGCTCGTGTGCTTGGCCAGATCATTACTGGGGTGGGTTTTCTTGGTGCCGGTGTGATGATGACACTGGATGGTAAGATTCATGGTGTCACGTCAGCCGCGATTATTTGGGTACTAGCTGCATTAGGGATGATGATTGCGTTAGGACACCTTTCACAGTCGGTGATTATCACGCTAATGGCTCTAGTGATTCTGCTTGGAGTCGACAAGGTGGAAAACAGCTTCCAAAGCCTACGCCGTGGTGTTCACCAGAAATGGATGAATAAAGGACGAATGAAAAAGTAA
- a CDS encoding prepilin-type N-terminal cleavage/methylation domain-containing protein, with the protein MNPNALSARSQSQAQQKGFTIIELVVVIVILGIVSVTAASKFLNLQTDARISTLNGLKGGMEGASAMLYGKTSALGLDKAASASISVEGDDISVVYGYPAAMNDQTWSQLIESTFLDAVWDTGRADWFFTNTDAHDGIILYAPSSRKNESDNCYLEYQEATETTTPAFTLTTTGC; encoded by the coding sequence ATGAATCCCAACGCCTTAAGCGCTCGCTCACAATCACAAGCTCAACAGAAAGGCTTCACCATCATTGAACTAGTCGTGGTGATCGTGATTCTGGGCATTGTGTCAGTCACCGCGGCTTCTAAGTTTCTTAATCTTCAAACCGATGCGCGTATCTCAACATTAAATGGCCTCAAGGGCGGAATGGAAGGTGCAAGTGCTATGCTTTATGGTAAGACATCAGCATTAGGCTTAGATAAAGCAGCTAGCGCATCCATTAGTGTTGAGGGCGACGATATCTCAGTCGTCTACGGCTACCCTGCAGCGATGAATGATCAAACTTGGTCACAGCTCATTGAATCAACTTTTCTAGATGCTGTTTGGGATACGGGTCGAGCTGACTGGTTCTTTACCAACACAGATGCGCATGATGGCATCATTTTGTATGCACCTTCTAGCCGAAAAAATGAGTCTGATAACTGCTATCTTGAGTACCAAGAAGCGACCGAGACGACAACACCGGCCTTCACACTAACCACGACAGGCTGCTAG